A single window of Archangium gephyra DNA harbors:
- a CDS encoding amidohydrolase family protein, with amino-acid sequence MKIDIHTHLLPPEMPRFAERYGYGGFMTLEHHAPCRARMVRDDGKFFREVESNCWDPVKRIEECDAHGVSVQVLSTVPVMFGYWAKPEHGLDLSRFLNDQLASVVRAHPRRFVGLGTVPLQSPELAVRELERCMRELGMAGVQVGSHVNGLNLGEPELFPFFEAAAELGAAIFVHPWDMLGEARMKKYWMPWLVGMPAEVALAICSLLFAGTLEKLPKLRLAFAHGGGAFPGTFGRIEHGFQVRPDLVAVDNPVPPREYLGRFWVDSLVHDPDMLRFIVKLFGPDKVALGSDYPFPLGEDRPGTLVESLAEFDATTREKLLCRNALAWLGRSYEEFK; translated from the coding sequence ATGAAGATCGACATCCACACGCACCTGCTGCCGCCCGAGATGCCGCGCTTCGCCGAGCGCTATGGCTACGGCGGCTTCATGACGCTGGAGCACCACGCCCCGTGCCGGGCGCGCATGGTGCGCGATGACGGGAAGTTCTTCCGGGAGGTTGAGAGCAACTGCTGGGATCCGGTGAAGCGCATCGAGGAGTGTGATGCGCACGGCGTCAGCGTGCAGGTGCTGTCCACGGTGCCGGTGATGTTCGGCTACTGGGCGAAGCCGGAGCACGGGTTGGACCTGTCGCGCTTCCTCAATGATCAGCTGGCCTCGGTGGTGCGAGCGCACCCCAGGCGCTTCGTGGGCCTGGGCACGGTGCCCTTGCAGTCCCCCGAGCTGGCCGTGCGCGAGCTGGAGCGCTGCATGCGCGAGCTGGGGATGGCGGGCGTGCAGGTGGGCTCGCACGTCAACGGGCTCAACCTGGGCGAGCCGGAGCTGTTCCCCTTCTTCGAGGCCGCGGCCGAGCTGGGCGCCGCCATCTTCGTCCACCCCTGGGACATGCTGGGCGAGGCGCGGATGAAGAAGTACTGGATGCCCTGGCTGGTGGGCATGCCCGCCGAGGTCGCGCTGGCCATCTGCTCGCTGCTCTTCGCGGGCACGCTGGAGAAGCTGCCCAAGCTGCGGCTCGCCTTCGCGCACGGCGGCGGCGCCTTCCCGGGCACCTTCGGCCGCATCGAGCACGGCTTCCAGGTGCGGCCGGACCTCGTCGCGGTGGACAACCCCGTGCCGCCCCGCGAGTACCTGGGCCGCTTCTGGGTGGACTCGCTGGTGCACGACCCGGACATGCTGCGCTTCATCGTGAAGCTGTTCGGCCCGGACAAGGTGGCCCTGGGCAGTGACTATCCCTTCCCCCTCGGCGAGGACCGGCCGGGCACGTTGGTGGAGTCCCTCGCGGAGTTCGACGCCACCACCCGGGAGAAGCTGTTGTGCCGCAACGCGCTCGCGTGGCTCGGGCGCTCGTATGAGGAGTTCAAGTAG
- a CDS encoding SDR family oxidoreductase: MDLGLRGRRALVLGASAGLGYAIGAQLVKEGARVAICSRDEARIRDAARRMGAELGVTADLTKPGTTKELVEQVIGAMGGVDVLVANTGGPPKGSIEKLTAEQWQEGFQSLWMSVVEGLQAALPGMKERRWGRIILVTSVAGREAMPLLTISNGLRSGLMGLVKTVSNEVAEHGITINGVQPGYHATERLKELGVPEDKITSAIPARRLGKPEELGALVTFLASEQAGYITGQSLVIDGGWMRGF, encoded by the coding sequence ATGGATTTGGGACTGCGAGGTAGGAGGGCGCTGGTGCTGGGCGCCTCGGCTGGACTGGGGTACGCCATTGGCGCGCAGCTGGTGAAGGAGGGCGCGCGGGTGGCCATCTGCTCGCGCGACGAGGCGCGCATCCGGGACGCCGCTCGGCGCATGGGCGCGGAGCTCGGTGTGACGGCGGACCTGACGAAGCCGGGCACGACGAAGGAGCTGGTGGAGCAGGTGATTGGAGCGATGGGGGGCGTGGACGTGCTCGTGGCGAACACGGGCGGGCCGCCCAAGGGGAGCATCGAGAAGCTCACCGCCGAGCAGTGGCAGGAGGGCTTCCAGAGCCTGTGGATGAGCGTGGTGGAGGGCCTGCAGGCGGCGCTGCCGGGGATGAAGGAGCGGCGCTGGGGCCGCATCATCCTGGTGACGTCGGTGGCGGGGCGCGAGGCGATGCCGCTGTTGACCATCTCCAACGGACTGCGCTCGGGGCTGATGGGGCTGGTGAAGACGGTGAGCAACGAGGTGGCCGAGCACGGCATCACCATCAACGGCGTGCAGCCGGGCTACCACGCGACGGAGCGGCTCAAGGAGCTGGGCGTGCCCGAGGATAAAATCACCTCGGCGATTCCGGCGCGCCGCCTGGGCAAGCCCGAGGAATTGGGGGCACTGGTGACGTTCCTCGCCTCGGAGCAGGCGGGCTACATCACCGGCCAGTCGCTCGTCATCGACGGCGGCTGGATGCGCGGTTTCTGA
- a CDS encoding FAD-dependent oxidoreductase, translating into MHEIEQTQRVTVVGAGLVGSLLSMYLARRGFQVDVLEWRPDMRREEIGAGRSINLAISARGLYALRQVGLEEEALRHAIPMRGRMIHSVSGALAYQAYGKDESQHINSISRAWLNKFLMTHAEATGRVRIQFEQRVQHVDFQKGVLDIVDRAGGASREVHTPVVLGTDGSGSAVRREMALAPEYRAAQEQLSHGYKELTIPPGPGGAFQMEKHALHIWPRGSYMLIALPNLDGSFTCTLFLPFEGPVSFESLGTPAQLVAFFEEQFPDALALMPGLTHDFFHNPTGTMVTVKSEPWHVGGKALLLGDAAHAIVPFFGQGMNCGFEDCVALDACLGRHTRWEDAFVEFFRLRKPNADAIADMAVENFVEMRDKTADPRFLLEKAVEKELLKAFPGEFLSRYTLVSFSLTPYRLAYEVGAIAGGIVAELSEGLTRAEDVDLDRARTLIRERLVPFVKEHSDGFGTAR; encoded by the coding sequence ATGCACGAGATTGAGCAGACACAACGTGTGACGGTGGTGGGGGCGGGGCTGGTGGGCTCGCTCCTGTCGATGTACCTGGCGCGGCGCGGCTTCCAGGTGGACGTCCTGGAGTGGCGCCCGGACATGCGGCGTGAGGAGATTGGAGCGGGGCGCTCCATCAACCTCGCCATCTCCGCTCGCGGGCTGTACGCACTGCGGCAGGTGGGGCTGGAGGAGGAGGCGCTGCGCCATGCCATCCCCATGCGCGGCCGGATGATCCACTCCGTCTCCGGCGCGCTGGCCTACCAGGCCTACGGCAAGGACGAGTCCCAGCACATCAACAGCATCTCGCGCGCGTGGCTGAACAAGTTCCTGATGACCCACGCGGAAGCGACGGGCCGGGTGCGCATCCAGTTCGAGCAGCGCGTGCAGCACGTGGACTTCCAGAAGGGCGTGCTCGACATCGTGGACAGAGCGGGCGGCGCCTCGCGCGAGGTGCACACGCCGGTGGTGCTCGGCACGGACGGCTCGGGCTCGGCGGTGCGGCGCGAGATGGCGTTGGCGCCGGAGTACCGCGCGGCGCAGGAGCAGCTGAGCCACGGGTACAAGGAGCTGACGATTCCCCCGGGCCCGGGCGGCGCCTTCCAGATGGAGAAGCACGCGCTGCACATCTGGCCGCGCGGCTCGTACATGCTGATTGCCCTGCCCAACCTGGATGGCAGCTTCACCTGCACGCTCTTCCTGCCCTTCGAGGGCCCGGTGAGCTTCGAGTCGCTGGGGACGCCGGCGCAGCTGGTGGCCTTCTTCGAGGAGCAGTTCCCGGACGCGCTGGCGCTGATGCCCGGCCTGACGCACGACTTCTTCCACAACCCCACCGGGACGATGGTGACGGTGAAGAGCGAGCCGTGGCATGTGGGCGGCAAGGCGCTGCTGCTCGGGGACGCGGCGCACGCCATCGTGCCCTTCTTCGGGCAGGGGATGAACTGCGGCTTCGAGGACTGCGTGGCGCTGGATGCGTGCCTCGGGCGGCACACGCGGTGGGAGGACGCCTTCGTGGAGTTCTTCCGGCTGCGCAAGCCGAACGCGGATGCCATCGCGGACATGGCGGTGGAGAACTTCGTGGAGATGCGGGACAAGACGGCGGACCCGCGCTTCCTCTTGGAGAAGGCGGTGGAGAAGGAGCTGCTCAAGGCCTTCCCGGGCGAGTTCCTGAGCCGCTACACGCTGGTGAGCTTCAGCCTGACGCCGTACCGTCTGGCGTACGAGGTGGGCGCCATCGCGGGCGGCATCGTCGCCGAGCTGAGCGAGGGCCTCACGCGGGCGGAAGACGTGGACCTGGACAGGGCGCGCACGCTCATTCGCGAGCGGCTGGTGCCCTTCGTGAAGGAGCATTCGGATGGATTTGGGACTGCGAGGTAG
- the kynU gene encoding kynureninase translates to MSGEAVRYEASEAFARRMDAEDPLRHFRDEFHFPRHHGEPVIYLVGNSLGLQPRKAKPYVLEALEDWETHGVEGHFRGSHPWMPYHELLTEQTARLVGAHPLEVVVMNTLSVNLHLMLVSFYRPSGDRRKILIEAGAFPSDQYAVASQVRFHGYSPEEAVLQLSPRPGEETLRTEDILETIERHGKEIALVLLGNVNYLTGQAFDMAAITRAAHRQGCRVGFDLAHAAGNLQLSLHDDGPDFAVWCSYKYLNGGPGTLGGVFVHERHARDKTLPRFQGWWGHDKQTRFQMGPDFEPIPGAEGWQLSNPPILQMAALRASMEIFDRATMPALRRKSERLTGYLEFLLEQLPPGFVRITTPRDPQQRGAHLSLRFSKEPRKLLEKLTAQGVLCDFRSPDIIRAAPAPLYVSFLDVYRFAGVLERHARD, encoded by the coding sequence ATGAGCGGTGAAGCGGTGCGGTACGAGGCCAGTGAGGCGTTCGCCCGGCGGATGGACGCGGAGGATCCGCTCCGCCACTTCCGCGACGAGTTCCACTTTCCCCGCCACCACGGCGAGCCCGTCATCTACCTCGTGGGCAACTCGCTGGGGCTCCAGCCGCGCAAGGCGAAGCCCTATGTGCTGGAGGCGCTGGAGGACTGGGAGACGCACGGCGTGGAGGGCCACTTCCGCGGCTCGCACCCGTGGATGCCCTACCACGAGCTGCTCACCGAGCAGACCGCGCGGCTGGTGGGCGCCCACCCGCTCGAGGTGGTGGTGATGAACACCCTCTCGGTGAACCTGCACCTGATGCTGGTGTCCTTCTACCGGCCCTCGGGAGATCGCCGGAAGATCCTCATCGAGGCCGGTGCGTTCCCCTCGGACCAGTACGCGGTGGCCTCGCAGGTGCGCTTCCACGGGTACTCGCCGGAGGAGGCCGTGCTCCAGCTCTCCCCGCGCCCCGGCGAGGAGACGCTGCGCACCGAGGACATCCTCGAGACGATCGAGCGGCACGGGAAGGAAATCGCCCTGGTGCTGCTGGGCAACGTGAACTACCTCACCGGCCAGGCCTTCGACATGGCCGCCATCACCCGCGCCGCGCACCGGCAGGGCTGCAGGGTGGGCTTCGACCTGGCGCACGCGGCGGGCAACCTCCAGCTGTCGCTGCACGATGACGGGCCGGACTTCGCCGTGTGGTGCTCGTACAAGTACCTCAACGGCGGCCCGGGCACGCTGGGCGGTGTCTTCGTCCACGAGCGCCACGCGCGCGACAAGACGCTGCCCCGCTTCCAGGGGTGGTGGGGCCACGACAAGCAGACGCGCTTCCAGATGGGGCCCGACTTCGAGCCCATTCCGGGCGCCGAGGGCTGGCAGCTGTCCAACCCGCCCATCCTCCAGATGGCGGCGCTGCGCGCGTCCATGGAGATCTTCGATCGCGCCACCATGCCGGCCCTGCGCCGCAAGAGCGAGCGTCTCACCGGCTACCTGGAGTTCCTCCTGGAGCAGCTCCCGCCCGGCTTCGTGCGCATCACCACGCCGAGGGATCCCCAGCAGCGCGGTGCCCACCTGTCGCTGCGTTTCAGCAAGGAGCCGCGCAAGCTGCTCGAGAAGCTCACGGCGCAGGGAGTCCTCTGCGACTTCCGTTCACCGGACATCATCCGCGCCGCGCCGGCTCCGCTCTATGTCAGCTTCCTTGACGTCTACCGCTTCGCGGGAGTGCTCGAACGGCATGCACGAGATTGA